A region of Etheostoma cragini isolate CJK2018 chromosome 2, CSU_Ecrag_1.0, whole genome shotgun sequence DNA encodes the following proteins:
- the acox1 gene encoding peroxisomal acyl-coenzyme A oxidase 1 isoform X1, which yields MNPDILKERQNATFDVEKLTYILDGGLEKTKRRREIESMVFSDPDFKEEDPNFLSRSERYDQAVRKSAQMILKLREYGIADPEEIYCYKTCVNPDRPGPLDLHLAMFMPTLLNQATQEQMDRFFMPTWNLEIIGTYAQTEMGHGTHLRGLETTATYDPATQEFVLNSPTISSIKWWPGGLGKTSNHAIVLAQLYTQGNCNGLHAFIVPIRDMSTHVPLPGIVVGDIGPKFGFNEVDNGFLKLENVRIPRENMMMKFAKVEPDGTYVKPPSAKLTYGTMVFIRSLIVGESARALSKSCTIAIRYSSVRHQSEIRPGEPEPQILDYQTQQYKLFPLLATAYAFSFVGQYMKETYHRISGDINDGDFSELPELHALSAGLKAFTTWATNSGIEVCRMSCGGHGYSRSSGLPDIYVEFTPTCTYEGENTVMMLQTARHLVKSYRQAKAGQQLSGIVSYLNEAKQHRVQPQPVAARPAVVDINDLASLVDVYKQRAAILVELAAKSIQQEIQNRKCQEDAWNNSAIDLVRASDAHCHYVVVKLFTDKLGEIGDIAIHSVLSTLALLYALHGIATNSGDFLQAGLLNVPQVHQVSVRIKELLSQLRPNAVALVDAFDHHDKKLNSVLGRYDGNVYEHMFEWARRSPLNSTEVHESFHKYLKPLRSKL from the exons ATGAATCCTGATATTCTCAAAGAGCGGCAAAACGCAACTTTTGACGTCGAGAAACTAACCTACATTTTGGACGGGGGCCTTGAGAAGACCAAAAGAAGACGAGAAATTG AGTCCATGGTTTTCAGTGACCCAGACTTTAAGGAGGAGGACCCAAACTTCCTTTCCCGCAGTGAGCGCTATGACCAGGCTGTAAGAAAAAGCGCCCAAATGATCCTGAAGCTCAGAGAGTATGGCATTGCAGACCCAGAGGAGATCTACTGCTATAAGAC CTGTGTGAACCCAGACAGGCCAGGGCCGTTGGATCTCCATCTGGCGATGTTCATGCCCACACTGCTCAACCAGGCCACCCAAGAGCAAATGGACCGTTTCTTCATGCCCACCTGGAACCTAGAGATCATCGGCACCTACGCTCAGACTGAGATGGGCCACG gcACACACCTCAGGGGGCTGGAGACTACTGCTACATATGATCCGGCCACCCAGGAGTTTGTCTTGAACAGTCCCACAATCAGCTCCATCAAATGGTGGCCTGGAGGGC tTGGAAAGACCTCAAACCATGCCATAGTTCTAGCCCAGCTTTATACTCAGGGAAATTGCAACGGTCTGCATGCTTTCATCGTACCTATCCGCGACATGAGCACACACGTACCCTTGCCAG GTATTGTGGTTGGAGATATCGGCCCCAAGTTTGGCTTCAATGAAGTTGACAATGGCTTCCTAAAACTAGAGAACGTACGAATCCCACGGGAGAACATGATGATGAAATTTGCCAAG GTGGAGCCAGATGGAACCTATGTGAAGCCACCAAGTGCCAAGCTGACCTACGGCACCATGGTGTTCATCCGCTCATTGATTGTAGGCGAGTCAGCTCGGGCCCTCTCCAAGTCCTGCACCATCGCCATCCGCTACAGTTCTGTTCGACATCAGTCTGAAATCCGGCCGGG AGAGCCAGAGCCTCAGATCCTCGACTACCAGACGCAGCAGTACAAGCTCTTCCCTCTACTAGCTACGGCCTATGCCTTCTCTTTTGTTGGCCAGTATATGAAGGAGACCTACCACCGCATCAGTGGAGACATCAACGACGGGGACTTCAGTGAACTGCCTGAG CTCCATGCTCTGTCCGCGGGCCTGAAGGCCTTCACCACGTGGGCAACCAACTCTGGCATCGAGGTGTGCCGCATGTCATGTGGCGGCCACGGCTACTCTCGCAGCAGTGGCTTGCCTGACATTTATGTTGAGTTCACCCctacatgcacctacgagggaGAGAACACAGTCATGATGCTGCAGACTGCAAG ACATCTGGTGAAGAGCTACCGGCAGGCTAAGGCAGGACAGCAGCTGAGCGGCATTGTATCATATCTGAATGAAGCAAAGCAACATAGGGTCCAGCCACAGCCTGTCGCTGCCAGACCAGCCGTGGTGGACATAAACGACCTGGCTAGCCTGGTGGACGTCTACAAACAACGAGCTGCCAT TCTGGTTGAGCTGGCAGCTAAGAGTATCCAGCAAGAGATACAGAACAGGAAGTGCCAGGAGGACGCCTGGAACAACAGTGCTATTGACCTGGTCAGAGCTTCAGAT GCTCACTGTCACTATGTTGTGGTGAAGCTCTTTACTGACAAACTGGGGGAGATTGGTGACATAGCAATACACTCAGTGCTGTCGACCCTGGCTTTGCTGTACGCCCTGCACGGCATTGCAACCAACTCTGGAGACTTTCTACAG GCAGGACTGCTGAATGTCCCCCAAGTGCACCAGGTTTCTGTTCGTATCAAGGAGCTGCTGTCTCAGCTGAGGCCCAATGCTGTGGCACTGGTAGATGCCTTTGACCACCACGACAAGAAGCTAAATTCAGTCCTGGGACGATATGATGGAAATGTCTATGAGCACATGTTCGAATGGGCTCGCCGCTCACCCCTAAACTCCACAGAG GTCCATGAATCCTTCCACAAGTACCTGAAACCCCTGCGGTCCAAACTGTGA
- the acox1 gene encoding peroxisomal acyl-coenzyme A oxidase 1 isoform X2, with product MNPDILKERQNATFDVEKLTYILDGGLEKTKRRREIESMVFSDPDFKEEDPNFLSRSERYDQAVRKSAQMILKLREYGIADPEEIYCYKTMVNGNHHEAMGLHFVMFLPTLYSQCDPEQSKKWLPLAESFQAVGTYAQTEMGHGTHLRGLETTATYDPATQEFVLNSPTISSIKWWPGGLGKTSNHAIVLAQLYTQGNCNGLHAFIVPIRDMSTHVPLPGIVVGDIGPKFGFNEVDNGFLKLENVRIPRENMMMKFAKVEPDGTYVKPPSAKLTYGTMVFIRSLIVGESARALSKSCTIAIRYSSVRHQSEIRPGEPEPQILDYQTQQYKLFPLLATAYAFSFVGQYMKETYHRISGDINDGDFSELPELHALSAGLKAFTTWATNSGIEVCRMSCGGHGYSRSSGLPDIYVEFTPTCTYEGENTVMMLQTARHLVKSYRQAKAGQQLSGIVSYLNEAKQHRVQPQPVAARPAVVDINDLASLVDVYKQRAAILVELAAKSIQQEIQNRKCQEDAWNNSAIDLVRASDAHCHYVVVKLFTDKLGEIGDIAIHSVLSTLALLYALHGIATNSGDFLQAGLLNVPQVHQVSVRIKELLSQLRPNAVALVDAFDHHDKKLNSVLGRYDGNVYEHMFEWARRSPLNSTEVHESFHKYLKPLRSKL from the exons ATGAATCCTGATATTCTCAAAGAGCGGCAAAACGCAACTTTTGACGTCGAGAAACTAACCTACATTTTGGACGGGGGCCTTGAGAAGACCAAAAGAAGACGAGAAATTG AGTCCATGGTTTTCAGTGACCCAGACTTTAAGGAGGAGGACCCAAACTTCCTTTCCCGCAGTGAGCGCTATGACCAGGCTGTAAGAAAAAGCGCCCAAATGATCCTGAAGCTCAGAGAGTATGGCATTGCAGACCCAGAGGAGATCTACTGCTATAAGAC TATGGTTAATGGCAACCACCATGAGGCCATGGGGCTACACTTTGTCATGTTCCTCCCAACCCTGTACAGCCAATGTGACCCTGAGCAGTCCAAGAAATGGTTACCTCTGGCAGAGTCTTTCCAGGCCGTGGGCACATATGCCCAAACTGAGATGGGTCACG gcACACACCTCAGGGGGCTGGAGACTACTGCTACATATGATCCGGCCACCCAGGAGTTTGTCTTGAACAGTCCCACAATCAGCTCCATCAAATGGTGGCCTGGAGGGC tTGGAAAGACCTCAAACCATGCCATAGTTCTAGCCCAGCTTTATACTCAGGGAAATTGCAACGGTCTGCATGCTTTCATCGTACCTATCCGCGACATGAGCACACACGTACCCTTGCCAG GTATTGTGGTTGGAGATATCGGCCCCAAGTTTGGCTTCAATGAAGTTGACAATGGCTTCCTAAAACTAGAGAACGTACGAATCCCACGGGAGAACATGATGATGAAATTTGCCAAG GTGGAGCCAGATGGAACCTATGTGAAGCCACCAAGTGCCAAGCTGACCTACGGCACCATGGTGTTCATCCGCTCATTGATTGTAGGCGAGTCAGCTCGGGCCCTCTCCAAGTCCTGCACCATCGCCATCCGCTACAGTTCTGTTCGACATCAGTCTGAAATCCGGCCGGG AGAGCCAGAGCCTCAGATCCTCGACTACCAGACGCAGCAGTACAAGCTCTTCCCTCTACTAGCTACGGCCTATGCCTTCTCTTTTGTTGGCCAGTATATGAAGGAGACCTACCACCGCATCAGTGGAGACATCAACGACGGGGACTTCAGTGAACTGCCTGAG CTCCATGCTCTGTCCGCGGGCCTGAAGGCCTTCACCACGTGGGCAACCAACTCTGGCATCGAGGTGTGCCGCATGTCATGTGGCGGCCACGGCTACTCTCGCAGCAGTGGCTTGCCTGACATTTATGTTGAGTTCACCCctacatgcacctacgagggaGAGAACACAGTCATGATGCTGCAGACTGCAAG ACATCTGGTGAAGAGCTACCGGCAGGCTAAGGCAGGACAGCAGCTGAGCGGCATTGTATCATATCTGAATGAAGCAAAGCAACATAGGGTCCAGCCACAGCCTGTCGCTGCCAGACCAGCCGTGGTGGACATAAACGACCTGGCTAGCCTGGTGGACGTCTACAAACAACGAGCTGCCAT TCTGGTTGAGCTGGCAGCTAAGAGTATCCAGCAAGAGATACAGAACAGGAAGTGCCAGGAGGACGCCTGGAACAACAGTGCTATTGACCTGGTCAGAGCTTCAGAT GCTCACTGTCACTATGTTGTGGTGAAGCTCTTTACTGACAAACTGGGGGAGATTGGTGACATAGCAATACACTCAGTGCTGTCGACCCTGGCTTTGCTGTACGCCCTGCACGGCATTGCAACCAACTCTGGAGACTTTCTACAG GCAGGACTGCTGAATGTCCCCCAAGTGCACCAGGTTTCTGTTCGTATCAAGGAGCTGCTGTCTCAGCTGAGGCCCAATGCTGTGGCACTGGTAGATGCCTTTGACCACCACGACAAGAAGCTAAATTCAGTCCTGGGACGATATGATGGAAATGTCTATGAGCACATGTTCGAATGGGCTCGCCGCTCACCCCTAAACTCCACAGAG GTCCATGAATCCTTCCACAAGTACCTGAAACCCCTGCGGTCCAAACTGTGA
- the ten1 gene encoding CST complex subunit TEN1, with protein MLPAAAVFHFPWEINSGAVQEGDSVRVFGRLVCYLPEQSRATLSAQHASKEHHVAVHTLFVEPFHSIIGAQYLVLGEIEKAEGVGVMVRARVLNCVDGVNVALLQKAINEQRSFFGERECKQGDGTLPAHET; from the exons aTGCTTCCCGCAGCTGcagtttttcattttccctGGGAAATAAACTCTGGAGCAGTGCAGGAAGGAGATTCAGTGAGAGTATTTGGCAG ACTGGTCTGCTATCTGCCTGAGCAGTCCAGAGCTACACTGTCAGCACAGCATGCTTCTAAAGAGCACCACGTGGCTGTCCACACCTTGTTTGTGGAGCCTTTTCACTCAATAATTGGGGCCCAATACTTAGTTCTGGGTGAGATTGAAAAAGCTGAGG GGGTTGGTGTGATGGTGCGTGCCCGTGTGCTGAACTGCGTTGATGGTGTAAACGTTGCACTTCTACAGAAAGCCATCAATGAGCAAAGGAGCTTCTTTGGGGAGAGGGAGTGCAAACAGGGTGATGGTACACTCCCTGCACATGAAACCTGA